TGCTTCATTATACCGCACTTTCGGCTGCCGTATGTGGCATGTCATCATTCTCACCACGGCGGGAACCTCTTCACCCCTTCCCCTCTATCGAGGACATGCCGCCGGCCTATCTTCCGAAAAATGGCTTATAATAAAAAGATGAAGGTGAAGGCGATAAAGACCGAGGAATATACCATAACAGAGGAACCATACTACCGTCCTGTCGGCAAGGAGACGGCGCTCTTCACATCGGCATACAAGAATCAGGTGCCGGTTCTCCTGAAGGGTCCCACGGGATGCGGGAAGACGAGGTTCATGCAGTACATGTCATGGAAATTCCGGAGACCCCTCATAACGGTCTCCTGTCATGACGACCTTACCGCTGCCGACCTCGTGGGGCGATACCTCGTTCAGGGCGGCGAAACGGTCTGGGTTGACGGTCCCCTCACAAGAGCGGTGAAAGCAGGCGGTTTCTGTTACCTCGATGAGATTGTCGAGGCGAGGAAGGATACCACCGTCGTCATCCATCCGCTCGCGGACGACAGAAGGATCCTCCCCGTAGAAAAGAGGGGTGAAGTCCTGAAGGCGCAGCCCGAGTTTCTTCTCGCCGTCTCTTATAACCCCGGCTATCAGTCCGTCCTCAAGGACCTCAAGCAGAGCACGCGGCAGAGGTTCCTCGCGCTCGAGTTCACCTATCCGCGAAGGGAAGACGAGGCGGAAATCATCAGCCATGAATCCGGAATCGACGGCGAGACCGCGACGAAGCTCGTCAGTCTTGCTGAGAAGACGAGGAATCTCAAAGACCGGGGACTTGCCGAGGGAGCGAGTACCCGTCTTCTCATCCATGCGGGTAAACTTATCCGGTCTGGTATAGAGCCGAAGGATGCCTGTGAGGCTGCCATTGCGGAACCGCTTACCGACGACCGGGAGATGTTGAGGGCGCTTTCTGAACTGATCATTTCGATTCTCTGATGTCCGCCATCACGAAGAGACAGATCGATAACCTGCGGGAGGACCTCTCGCGGAACCTGACCCTCGATTTCTTTGAAGACGGGGAGATTAACGAAGTCCTCCGCGATGTCGGTTCTCTCGAAAAGGGGATCGGGGAGAAGACCCTTGCCCTCTGTTGTGCCCTTTCTCATGCGAGTTCCTCTCTCGTGCCGAATACCCTGAAGCGGATAAAGAAGGCCAGCCAGCATCTGCCTCATCGGGATGCCGAGAGATGGATAACCCATGCCTTCGATCTCCTTGATGCGGGAGGGATCGACGCCTTCCTCTCCTTTGTTTCGATGACCGACGAAGATTCCCTCGCGAAATTTCAGAACCCTGAGGGCCTCAATCTCCATGCGGTCTCTTCGATCCTCGAGACCTATCTCAAGGGGATTTCGGGCAGGGAACTGAAGATCGCACCCGACAGGGAGTCTTTCACGGATGGCGTTACCATCTACCTGCCACCGTTCCTGAAGAGATTCGGCGATCCGGAGATGAATTTTCTCCTCTATGAGTTTATGGCGGCTCACAAGTGGGCTCAGATTGCCGGAGGCACTCTGAATCCGCCCGAGGAAACGCTGAAGGCCTTTCTCTATGACCCCACAATCTCCTATCCCGATATAGAGACCTTCTTCAGACTTTTTCAGGAAAGAGAACTCGCCACTGATATTTACAACCTCCTTGAAGCGATACGGCTCGATGCTTTTCTTCGTCAGGAATTGCCGGGACTTATGAAGAGAATGGAAGGGATCAAAAGCAAGATCTTTGAAGAACGGTCTCTCACCGACGGTCTGTCAGAGAAGACAACGTTTGTTGAAGGACTCTACCACTACTACCTGTCGGGCAAGACGAATGGTCACACCCCGGAGCTTTTCAAAAGCTATCTTCAGGAGATCGAGTTGCTGAAAGGCGCTGCCGGTTCTCATGAAAGCATGAATCTCCTATTGCGGATCTATGGGAGGGCGGTTGAGCTGGAAGGAGACTATGAGTCCCGAGGCTTGCGATCCTTTATCGGCAGTATCAGGCCGGAAAGGGTTTCTCACCGGATCAGGGCGGAGCGGCGTGCGAGGAAGAAGCGAATAGAGGGGATAATAGCGAGGCTGATGACTCTCCCTGAACTCGAAGTCCGAGAGAGGCCCTTAACAGGAGAGGTGCAGCGCGAGAGTTCTGTGGATCCCGGGAAAGAGTATCTCCTTATGAAGGGAAGGCTCATAGAACTCGACAGCGAACTGAGAGACGTAATAGAAGAGCGGGGCGGAATTCCGGGCGGAATACTCGTCAAGGGTTCCGATTTCGGGGCGGGAACAAGTGTGACCCTTTCAGAAATTTATGAAGATCAGGAGGTTCCATCTTCAGCAGGCGGGATAAAGTATGACGAATGGGACTTCAGGAGAGGGGGCTACAAAAGAAAGTGGTGCAGTCTCTATGAGCACGAGGGTTATTCGGGGCATGAGCCTTTTGTAGAGATTACCCTCAGACGCTACGGAGGGTATGTGACGATGCTGAGGAAGAAATTCGAACTCCTCAGGAGAGAGACGAAAATACTGAGGCGACAGAGGGATGGAGAGGACATAGACATTGATGCTGTTGTCGAAGCCTATTCCGATATGCGCGCCGGGGTTTCTCCAGGAGAGAACCTTCTTACCAGGCTTGACAGGGATGAGAGGAGTATCGCGGTCCTCTTTCTCCTCGATATGAGCGGCTCGACAAAGGGCTGGGTGAATCAGGCAGAAAAGGAGGCCCTCGTTCTCATGTCCGAAGCCCTCGATGCCCTGGGAGACCGTTATGCCATATACGGGTTCTCGGGTATGACGAGGACGAGATGCGACTATTACCGGATAAAGAGCTTTGAAGAGGCCTATTCGGAGAAGGTGAAGGATCGCATCTCCGGCATAAGCCCGAAGGACTACACAAGGATGGGGCCACCCATTAGACATTCTGTCCGGATCCTCCGCTCGGTCGAGGCTAAGACGAAACTCCTCGTCACCCTGAGTGACGGAAAGCCCGAGGACTGGGACGCCTACAAGGGAGACTATGGCATCGAGGACACACGGAAGGCCCTCATCGAGACGAGGGAGAGCGGCATCCATCCGTTCTGTATTACGATAGACAGAGAGGCGGGTTCCTATCTTCCCCATATGTACGGCGAGGCGAACTATATCGTCATCGATGATGTGCAGAAGCTCCCGAACAGAATAACGGAGATCTACCGGAGACTCACTACATGATCTCCTTGAGAAACAGAAGGAGTCGTGAAGTGCCGGTGAAAGGAGGGTCATCATGCCGCATGCCGGGTTAATGGACGAGCGTGCCTTTGGGCCGGAGGGCTCCTTGCAGAGGGCCAGGCTTCACATTCGCGGGGGGAAGAGAAGGCTAAGGCAGGGGAAATTATCGGCGGGGATCGTAACGCTCTATGATGCGGTCTCGGCCGCGATGGAATGGTATGTTTCTTCACCCGAGAGGCGGAAGGAGCTTGATATCAGAGATGGTGATGACCTCAATGACGAGAAAATCCTTTATGACATACTCTTACGCTCAGGCGTTCTCGACGGCAGCTTTGACTATCGGGCATTTGACGGTCTGATCCAGAAGGTACTCTATGAGGATGAAGTCGGTCTTGACTATGAGAAGAGTCTGGAAGAGATCGAATCGTTCATGACAAGGCTTGGCGTCATGCCCTTTGATGAGAGCGAACTTCCCCCTGAAGACCCTTCAACGTTCTGAACGATTTCGTGATTTTTGTTCTGGGGCTGAATGTCAGAGGAGCACGAGGAGACTCATCATCGCGATCGACCAGATGATGTCGAGCGGCAGTTGGAGTTCGCAGGTCGAATCGAAGAGAAGGTCTGTCCTCGGGGGAAACTCTTCATCCCCCTTCCAGAGGATTAGAACGACCGGAATCCTCGGGAGGGGGAGAAGTCTCATGGAGGCGTCGCCATAATCTGTTCGATCTCCGCTCAAGTCTTCACAGCGTTTGAGAAATCCGGTCACGTCATTTCCATATCTTCCCGCCACTGCATCTAGGGGAAGCAGATGGGTCCCCCTGAAAAAGAGCTCTCCTCCTTTCAGGTTAGCCGGTTTTATGAGGCGTCCGGTGAGGGAGATGTCCTTTGCGTTGACGAGATACCAGAGCGCCGAAAGCTTGAAAAAGTACCCTAG
This window of the Thermodesulfovibrionales bacterium genome carries:
- a CDS encoding CbbQ/NirQ/NorQ/GpvN family protein codes for the protein CFIIPHFRLPYVACHHSHHGGNLFTPSPLSRTCRRPIFRKMAYNKKMKVKAIKTEEYTITEEPYYRPVGKETALFTSAYKNQVPVLLKGPTGCGKTRFMQYMSWKFRRPLITVSCHDDLTAADLVGRYLVQGGETVWVDGPLTRAVKAGGFCYLDEIVEARKDTTVVIHPLADDRRILPVEKRGEVLKAQPEFLLAVSYNPGYQSVLKDLKQSTRQRFLALEFTYPRREDEAEIISHESGIDGETATKLVSLAEKTRNLKDRGLAEGASTRLLIHAGKLIRSGIEPKDACEAAIAEPLTDDREMLRALSELIISIL
- a CDS encoding DUF3786 domain-containing protein, which translates into the protein LGYFFKLSALWYLVNAKDISLTGRLIKPANLKGGELFFRGTHLLPLDAVAGRYGNDVTGFLKRCEDLSGDRTDYGDASMRLLPLPRIPVVLILWKGDEEFPPRTDLLFDSTCELQLPLDIIWSIAMMSLLVLL